A genomic segment from Leptolyngbya boryana PCC 6306 encodes:
- a CDS encoding ABC transporter substrate-binding protein, with protein MSYCASRRRFIKTAAAGVSGFALSSCGWTLAKVQTDQAIVQSSDELNIYTWSNYIDQELVDAFQAKTGIKVKFDVFDSNETMLAAFQAGKAKIYSVIYPSDYKVTQMSKLGYLSQLDHLRLESLRHLIPRFQTSLHDPGNRYSVPMSWGTTGLIYNSEKIKDAPKDWNYLWENKEKLMRRMTLMNDVREVLGATLRSLGFSYNSTNPAELKKAYDRLQELKPAIATFTTDAWRDQLIAGDLSIAMAYSSDAALAMKDNPKLKYVIPSSGTSLWTDTMVIPKTAPNPDGAYAWLEFMLQPEVAAKMTERLSFATTNQAGIAQLPEAIRSNSSLFPAMELLNRSESIAPVERETLEAYERYWTKLTSS; from the coding sequence ATGTCCTATTGTGCCTCTCGTCGCCGATTCATCAAAACTGCAGCCGCAGGAGTTTCAGGGTTTGCGCTGTCAAGTTGTGGTTGGACATTAGCAAAAGTTCAGACTGATCAGGCGATCGTGCAGTCTTCCGATGAACTCAATATCTACACTTGGTCGAATTACATTGATCAAGAACTCGTCGATGCATTTCAAGCCAAGACAGGGATCAAAGTTAAGTTTGATGTGTTTGATTCTAACGAGACGATGTTGGCAGCTTTCCAAGCCGGAAAAGCAAAAATCTATAGCGTCATTTATCCATCGGACTATAAAGTGACTCAGATGAGTAAGCTCGGCTATTTGAGCCAGCTTGATCACTTACGGTTAGAAAGCCTCCGTCATCTGATTCCGCGTTTTCAAACCTCACTGCATGACCCCGGCAATCGTTACAGTGTGCCGATGAGTTGGGGAACGACCGGATTGATCTATAACAGTGAAAAAATCAAGGATGCACCCAAAGATTGGAACTATCTGTGGGAGAACAAAGAGAAGTTGATGCGACGCATGACCTTGATGAATGATGTGCGGGAAGTGTTAGGAGCAACGTTACGATCGCTTGGATTCTCCTACAATTCCACCAACCCAGCCGAATTGAAAAAAGCATACGATCGGCTACAAGAATTGAAACCTGCGATCGCGACTTTCACAACCGATGCCTGGCGGGATCAATTAATTGCTGGAGATTTGTCGATCGCGATGGCTTACTCCTCAGATGCGGCACTGGCAATGAAAGACAATCCAAAGTTGAAATATGTCATCCCGAGCAGTGGCACTTCTCTCTGGACAGATACGATGGTGATTCCCAAAACGGCTCCCAACCCTGATGGAGCTTACGCTTGGTTGGAGTTTATGCTTCAGCCTGAAGTCGCCGCCAAAATGACAGAACGGTTATCCTTTGCAACGACCAATCAAGCTGGCATTGCTCAACTCCCTGAAGCGATTCGGTCAAATTCTAGCTTGTTCCCCGCGATGGAGTTGTTGAATAGATCCGAATCGATCGCACCCGTAGAGCGGGAAACGCTAGAAGCCTACGAACGATATTGGACGAAACTCACGAGTAGCTGA
- a CDS encoding ABC transporter ATP-binding protein, producing the protein MSHMATQTPPSRSIDVSLDVELRNVTKVYHGESAVRSIDLGIRRGEFFSILGPSGCGKTTTLRMIAGFEHPTSGEILIRDRSMSNVPPYKRPANTVFQSYALFGHMTVAENIAFGLKIQKCSRSEVQDRVRDALKLVKLEALANRFPAQLSGGQQQRVAVARALVNRPAVLLLDEPLGALDLKLRKEMQVELATLHRELGMTFVMVTHDQEEALSLSDRIAVMNLGKVEQVGTPEQIYDRPRTSFVADFIGDTNLFRGKIEGAHPETLWIRTETGIKMTVQQDTASKSLTSGWVTVSVRPEKIQISLAPQAAANCFEGRLQDVMYLGTHVYCVIALNSGDRVIVRQPKSPKLPNADAPLYVSWDAADSLALSEL; encoded by the coding sequence ATGTCTCACATGGCAACCCAAACTCCACCCTCTCGCAGCATTGATGTCAGCTTAGATGTCGAGTTGCGAAACGTCACCAAAGTTTATCACGGTGAATCTGCGGTTCGCAGTATTGATTTGGGCATTCGGCGCGGCGAGTTTTTTAGTATCTTAGGGCCGTCTGGTTGTGGTAAAACGACGACGCTGCGGATGATTGCGGGATTTGAGCATCCGACCTCGGGCGAGATTTTGATCCGCGATCGCTCGATGTCGAATGTCCCACCGTACAAACGTCCTGCCAATACAGTCTTTCAGAGCTACGCCCTGTTCGGTCATATGACCGTCGCAGAAAATATTGCATTTGGGCTGAAAATTCAGAAATGTTCGCGATCAGAAGTTCAAGATCGAGTTCGAGATGCGTTGAAATTAGTCAAGCTCGAAGCGCTTGCCAATCGATTTCCAGCGCAGCTCTCCGGTGGACAACAACAACGAGTCGCCGTTGCCCGTGCTTTAGTCAATCGCCCCGCCGTTCTGCTGCTCGATGAACCGCTAGGCGCATTAGATTTGAAGTTACGCAAAGAGATGCAGGTTGAACTCGCAACGTTACATCGAGAATTAGGCATGACCTTTGTGATGGTGACGCATGATCAGGAAGAAGCGTTGTCATTATCCGATCGCATTGCCGTGATGAACTTGGGGAAAGTTGAGCAAGTGGGAACGCCTGAGCAAATTTACGATCGTCCACGCACTTCATTTGTTGCAGATTTCATTGGGGATACGAATCTATTTCGCGGCAAGATTGAAGGCGCACATCCTGAGACGCTTTGGATTAGAACCGAGACGGGTATCAAAATGACCGTCCAGCAGGATACTGCCTCGAAATCCCTGACTTCTGGCTGGGTCACGGTGAGCGTACGTCCTGAGAAAATCCAGATTAGTCTAGCTCCTCAAGCAGCAGCAAACTGCTTTGAAGGCAGATTGCAAGATGTGATGTATCTGGGAACTCATGTCTATTGCGTGATAGCCCTGAACTCTGGCGATCGTGTGATTGTGCGTCAGCCAAAATCACCTAAACTTCCAAACGCAGACGCTCCACTCTATGTGTCTTGGGATGCAGCCGACAGTTTAGCGTTATCTGAGTTGTAA
- a CDS encoding ribbon-helix-helix domain-containing protein: MPTRLKRISVALDDEAYAKLEELALSSKRPISSMAVVLLETVLFPGGRVVTPKKKPKEDRRGGKREGAGRPRKKQSNTTNSGESSTEQKDSE; the protein is encoded by the coding sequence ATGCCCACAAGACTAAAGCGAATTAGTGTTGCACTGGATGATGAAGCCTACGCAAAACTGGAAGAACTAGCACTATCCAGTAAAAGACCGATATCAAGTATGGCAGTAGTCCTACTGGAAACCGTACTGTTCCCAGGGGGGCGAGTTGTGACCCCCAAGAAGAAACCAAAGGAAGACCGTAGAGGGGGTAAACGTGAAGGTGCAGGTAGACCTCGAAAAAAGCAATCGAATACTACAAACTCAGGGGAATCTTCAACAGAGCAAAAAGATTCCGAATAA
- a CDS encoding DUF3318 domain-containing protein: MNPELEIRRLLDVMPASGRMFVKLVSKPDQRSFIDTPAPLPWGRDRPVYINFDLWSRLSRSQRDLLILRTVSWSSNIKWFQPTPMLGLTALGAIGLGVELAQQDFVGVAAASGLSAIALFQIWRNNRSSRMELEADEQALKIAQRRGYTETEAARALLSAIEAVAQNEGRMLSFVELLRCQGLRAIGGLSPVGIPDELRSE; the protein is encoded by the coding sequence ATGAATCCTGAGCTTGAGATTAGACGATTGTTAGACGTGATGCCTGCATCGGGTCGGATGTTTGTCAAGTTGGTCAGTAAGCCAGATCAGCGATCGTTCATTGATACTCCTGCACCGTTACCCTGGGGCAGGGATCGCCCGGTTTATATTAATTTCGACCTTTGGAGTCGGTTGTCGCGATCTCAGCGTGACCTCCTGATCTTGCGAACGGTCAGTTGGAGTAGCAATATTAAATGGTTTCAACCGACCCCAATGTTAGGACTGACCGCATTAGGTGCGATCGGATTGGGGGTTGAACTTGCTCAGCAGGATTTTGTGGGAGTTGCAGCGGCAAGTGGATTAAGCGCGATCGCACTCTTTCAAATTTGGCGGAATAACCGCAGCTCGCGGATGGAACTCGAAGCGGATGAACAAGCGCTGAAAATTGCTCAACGACGAGGCTATACAGAAACTGAAGCGGCACGGGCTTTGTTGAGTGCGATCGAAGCTGTCGCCCAAAATGAAGGGCGCATGTTGAGTTTTGTGGAATTACTGCGATGTCAAGGTTTGAGAGCCATTGGGGGACTTTCTCCCGTTGGCATTCCTGACGAGTTGAGAAGCGAATGA
- a CDS encoding site-specific integrase, translated as MVRVKVEIDRVQFRLRWTFPKGVRNTLYIPGGCTAISENIAKSKATWIEREIINGTYDHTLERYQESSPKQTEDLTVIALMERFITVKSHETNPRGLQKYHATLARVQQYFSTTKRASEIDLETAAKFRDWLKTLKNSRGLPLSNVTIKERLQILSSCWSWAEDEKILKSNPWKRASRTIKKQKSQPKPLTPEEIPVVIATYQSDPYYSFYADLVKVLLGTGARFGEVACLTWDDLSEDCDRIHFHKSFSRGETSPTTKNDKTGWINIPNNLQAVLKRRKLSRCSDNPLVFPSSRQGSEISDQTFRESWIVILRKAKIEYRKPYSTRSTLISFWLSQGEDPATIAKMTRTSIKMIYEHYGASIKTNVVLPEIF; from the coding sequence ATGGTTCGAGTCAAAGTAGAGATCGATCGCGTTCAATTTAGACTGCGTTGGACATTCCCCAAAGGAGTACGAAATACTCTGTATATTCCAGGGGGTTGTACTGCGATATCTGAGAATATTGCTAAATCGAAAGCCACTTGGATCGAGCGAGAAATTATTAATGGCACTTACGATCACACCCTGGAACGCTATCAAGAAAGCTCACCAAAACAAACCGAAGATTTAACGGTAATCGCTCTAATGGAGCGGTTCATTACCGTTAAATCCCATGAAACAAACCCCAGGGGATTGCAGAAATATCATGCAACTCTGGCACGGGTTCAACAGTATTTCAGCACCACTAAAAGGGCTTCTGAAATTGATTTAGAAACCGCTGCAAAGTTTCGAGATTGGCTGAAGACTCTGAAGAACTCCAGGGGGTTGCCCCTGTCTAACGTGACTATCAAAGAACGATTACAAATCCTCTCAAGCTGTTGGAGTTGGGCAGAAGATGAGAAGATCCTCAAATCAAACCCCTGGAAACGTGCGAGTAGAACGATCAAAAAACAAAAGTCTCAGCCAAAACCCTTGACCCCTGAAGAGATCCCTGTAGTCATCGCAACTTACCAAAGTGACCCCTATTATTCGTTCTATGCCGATTTAGTGAAGGTGCTTTTGGGGACGGGTGCAAGGTTTGGTGAAGTGGCTTGTTTAACCTGGGATGATCTTTCAGAAGATTGCGATCGTATTCACTTTCATAAGTCATTCTCCAGGGGTGAAACTAGCCCCACAACAAAGAATGACAAGACCGGATGGATAAACATACCAAACAACCTACAAGCAGTCTTAAAGCGTCGAAAACTCTCAAGATGCTCTGATAACCCCCTGGTATTCCCCTCAAGTCGTCAAGGGTCTGAAATTAGCGATCAGACGTTCCGCGAATCTTGGATAGTGATCCTCAGAAAAGCAAAAATCGAGTACCGGAAACCCTACAGTACTCGATCTACTCTGATTAGTTTTTGGCTGAGTCAGGGAGAAGACCCCGCAACGATCGCTAAGATGACCCGCACATCGATCAAGATGATCTACGAACACTATGGAGCCTCTATCAAAACTAATGTAGTGCTCCCAGAGATTTTCTAG
- a CDS encoding J domain-containing protein has protein sequence MYTVEDLKSKYKKFSEAKDHFQIKAGSWQKLCDKLNAESQKDAQIRKLETEIKALRSELSKASAKSDLDVLLTDLVYPRGVGSDEVFESPEALENEPEDTGRDDWAYFESVLKRRYYRLAKRYHPDNGGSEAQMNNLINAYEVGRTFVKSNGGLDK, from the coding sequence ATGTATACCGTTGAAGACCTGAAGAGTAAATATAAGAAATTTTCTGAGGCTAAGGATCATTTCCAGATTAAGGCTGGAAGTTGGCAGAAACTCTGTGACAAATTAAATGCAGAGTCTCAGAAAGATGCACAAATACGTAAACTCGAAACTGAAATTAAAGCACTGCGGTCTGAATTGTCCAAAGCATCAGCGAAAAGTGATTTAGATGTACTACTAACTGACTTAGTTTATCCACGGGGGGTCGGGTCTGATGAAGTTTTCGAGTCTCCTGAAGCGCTAGAAAACGAGCCAGAAGATACAGGGAGAGATGACTGGGCATACTTTGAATCGGTTCTCAAACGCCGCTATTATCGCTTAGCGAAACGCTATCACCCTGACAACGGGGGTTCTGAAGCTCAAATGAACAACCTTATCAATGCCTATGAAGTTGGCAGAACCTTCGTAAAATCCAACGGGGGATTGGATAAGTGA
- a CDS encoding VapE domain-containing protein, whose protein sequence is MSTLFKKSDETQAEVTGVSNNGSGNPRDLAIADSASETPMIAPGGTKPNHRQEVIGFAKKLPKDCELTPYRKPTEEEEPDRKPACVHPRKANKATYHSDPLTPDTIQTAPQSMVGVGLNLGTRFTSIDEDSPLAAEWLERFRIEHNLSELPETFTVRSGRDGRRARLFRLPPGISLKLKQIFDKSDSAHPILEFLAGKKYQNLYGFHPITGSYQNNGLEKDGVWHFETLPLDWCGAIAKLQGGKSQSFEKPESASESSFSSTVYYETDVASKLAEVTTKLSFLQFADGCEEFRPECEHAWANVGLMFKQMTKDYPEADEEIFQAWVEWSRTAKDFKDEPEDTYREKWNAWGIKPEGEAKTIGSILWKFDQVFPKIQQTHSEKAAEVQKRLKEIEAKRGVPSFAEKVQKLAIQIMGQDSYEALEEKDDPTKLLMSLPEYWRSVPEQDIDRAKADILKLAVLYLNKKQIHSCSRPGFEFDDQDLGSLVAKEIRILRSQGKTEEILTLSGALVWGWLKKDDPIFYDYLMLLKKFGERLKYNELKMRVELDGQELSLEAIKADLSIDHNFKPASRNKDDIRDAVIKAAKAHSYHPIVDFLEGVHQKYGDDTSILQGVAQRYFGQIKPIYNTMIIKSMVAAVARVFEPGCKVDTIPILQGGQGIGKSTFWTVLAARDDAFIDSLNNSNPTDEIAKMHKHWFCEYAEFETAFSRKALSAVKAFITNRTDVVRLPYARADQSMERRFVLVGSTNETEFLIDPTGNRRFWIIPVSGKVDIALLKEERDRLWAAAVALYKSGYQWHLTEDEEREAGMIADQFQTTDPWEESIKASLQGKDMVSIEEILSSDLLIPTHMQGQKELKRVSKILTQLGWEKKNKRIDGKQVKRWVPSNEVKAEYQGNQGGTQAQVEPITQVEPTIEDLLIFQESLIADEFVNQTEIRNKPLPRLWDAKIGDQVWVSDSGKWKSATVVKEPQEDIMDVCQRWTVEIHWTGRQVVITNRAKMKPMEVV, encoded by the coding sequence ATGTCAACACTTTTCAAGAAATCCGACGAAACCCAAGCAGAAGTTACCGGAGTTTCTAACAATGGGTCAGGAAATCCGAGAGATTTAGCGATCGCTGATAGTGCTTCTGAAACTCCTATGATTGCTCCAGGGGGGACTAAACCCAATCACCGTCAGGAAGTAATCGGGTTTGCAAAAAAATTACCGAAAGATTGTGAATTGACTCCCTATCGGAAACCCACGGAGGAAGAGGAGCCAGACAGGAAACCCGCTTGTGTGCATCCTAGAAAAGCGAATAAAGCAACATATCATAGTGACCCTCTAACACCTGACACAATCCAGACTGCACCTCAAAGCATGGTTGGAGTGGGCTTGAATCTGGGAACTCGTTTTACCTCAATTGATGAGGATTCCCCACTAGCAGCAGAATGGTTAGAGCGTTTCAGAATTGAGCATAATCTTTCTGAGTTGCCTGAGACTTTTACAGTGAGGAGTGGGAGAGATGGGAGACGGGCAAGACTCTTCAGGCTCCCCCCTGGAATTTCTCTCAAACTCAAGCAAATTTTTGATAAATCGGATTCTGCACACCCAATTCTGGAGTTTCTAGCAGGCAAGAAGTATCAGAACTTGTATGGGTTTCACCCGATCACAGGAAGTTACCAGAACAATGGCTTAGAGAAAGATGGAGTTTGGCATTTTGAGACTCTCCCCCTGGATTGGTGTGGAGCGATCGCAAAGCTCCAGGGGGGTAAATCTCAATCCTTTGAGAAACCCGAAAGTGCTTCTGAAAGTAGCTTTTCATCAACGGTCTACTATGAAACCGATGTAGCTTCTAAGTTGGCTGAGGTTACGACGAAACTTAGCTTTTTACAGTTTGCGGATGGCTGTGAAGAGTTCAGACCTGAATGTGAACATGCTTGGGCTAACGTAGGGCTGATGTTCAAACAGATGACCAAAGACTACCCAGAAGCAGATGAGGAAATCTTTCAGGCTTGGGTCGAATGGTCGAGAACGGCTAAGGACTTCAAAGACGAACCTGAAGACACCTATCGAGAAAAATGGAATGCTTGGGGCATCAAACCAGAAGGAGAAGCAAAAACAATTGGAAGCATTCTATGGAAATTCGATCAGGTGTTTCCAAAGATTCAGCAAACTCACTCAGAGAAAGCCGCAGAGGTTCAAAAGCGGCTGAAAGAAATTGAAGCAAAGCGAGGTGTCCCCAGCTTTGCAGAGAAAGTTCAGAAACTCGCAATTCAGATCATGGGTCAAGACTCCTATGAAGCGTTGGAGGAGAAAGATGATCCCACAAAGCTTTTAATGTCGCTCCCTGAATACTGGAGATCAGTACCAGAGCAAGACATAGACAGGGCAAAAGCAGATATCCTGAAACTCGCGGTTTTGTACCTCAATAAGAAACAAATTCATTCATGCAGTCGTCCAGGGTTTGAATTCGATGATCAGGATTTAGGGAGCCTTGTAGCGAAAGAGATTCGCATCTTACGATCACAAGGAAAAACCGAAGAAATCCTAACCCTTTCAGGTGCATTGGTTTGGGGATGGCTGAAAAAGGATGATCCCATCTTCTACGATTACTTGATGCTGCTTAAGAAGTTCGGGGAACGTCTGAAATACAACGAACTTAAGATGCGCGTTGAGTTAGATGGTCAAGAGTTGAGTCTGGAAGCGATCAAAGCGGATTTGTCGATCGATCATAACTTTAAGCCTGCATCTCGAAATAAGGACGATATCAGGGATGCAGTGATCAAAGCGGCTAAAGCACACTCTTATCACCCAATTGTTGACTTCCTTGAAGGAGTACATCAAAAGTATGGGGATGATACCTCAATCCTCCAGGGGGTTGCTCAAAGATATTTCGGGCAAATTAAACCCATCTACAACACGATGATCATTAAGAGCATGGTTGCGGCGGTTGCTAGAGTATTTGAGCCAGGATGCAAAGTAGATACTATACCCATTCTCCAGGGGGGTCAGGGTATAGGTAAGTCAACTTTTTGGACTGTTCTAGCAGCTAGAGATGATGCTTTCATTGACTCCCTGAACAACTCAAACCCGACAGATGAAATTGCTAAGATGCACAAGCACTGGTTCTGTGAATATGCAGAATTTGAAACAGCTTTTTCTCGCAAAGCGCTATCAGCAGTAAAAGCTTTCATCACAAATCGAACAGATGTGGTTCGATTGCCCTATGCCCGTGCGGATCAATCTATGGAGCGTAGATTCGTTTTAGTTGGCTCCACAAACGAAACAGAGTTCCTGATTGACCCTACGGGGAACCGTAGATTTTGGATTATCCCTGTATCGGGCAAAGTTGATATTGCTCTGTTGAAAGAGGAAAGAGATCGATTATGGGCAGCAGCAGTAGCACTTTACAAAAGTGGGTATCAATGGCATCTAACAGAGGATGAAGAACGAGAAGCAGGAATGATTGCAGATCAGTTTCAAACAACAGACCCTTGGGAAGAGTCGATCAAGGCTTCTTTGCAAGGTAAAGACATGGTTTCAATTGAAGAGATCCTTTCGTCTGATTTGCTAATTCCAACCCATATGCAGGGACAAAAAGAGCTGAAAAGAGTTTCAAAAATCTTGACTCAATTAGGGTGGGAGAAAAAGAATAAACGCATTGATGGGAAACAGGTTAAGCGTTGGGTTCCTAGCAATGAAGTGAAAGCTGAATATCAGGGGAACCAGGGGGGGACACAAGCCCAAGTAGAGCCAATAACCCAAGTAGAGCCAACGATCGAAGACCTTTTAATCTTCCAAGAATCCCTGATAGCGGATGAGTTCGTCAATCAAACTGAAATCAGAAACAAACCACTTCCTAGACTTTGGGATGCCAAGATAGGCGATCAAGTATGGGTTTCTGATAGCGGGAAATGGAAAAGTGCAACCGTTGTAAAAGAACCTCAAGAAGACATCATGGATGTCTGTCAACGCTGGACAGTGGAAATCCATTGGACTGGAAGACAAGTGGTAATTACAAATCGCGCAAAGATGAAACCGATGGAAGTCGTTTAA
- a CDS encoding HNH endonuclease: MSSVIQIETDLSPGQLNKFKSLFAKMQLRDGKAYFPTSEMHGVLLTHSKQNALNIIKAHLRFVQPYIWQENDDQYLKHIGIDILLEQLGEESPKKKTQYLAARAYISAWLANNPEVFKDAQLTGQELDRKKISAMQAVRNKATHCALSGTPFGQGVECHVHHIEGVSEQPNLATDPKNLIAIREDIHKAYHNWVNSQGGSVTRATLKQFAASHGYTTKW, from the coding sequence GTGAGTTCCGTTATTCAAATAGAGACTGATCTAAGTCCGGGGCAACTAAACAAATTCAAAAGCCTTTTTGCCAAGATGCAGCTAAGAGATGGAAAAGCCTATTTTCCTACAAGTGAAATGCATGGTGTTTTACTAACACATAGTAAGCAAAACGCTTTGAACATCATCAAAGCTCACCTGAGATTCGTTCAGCCGTACATTTGGCAGGAAAATGATGATCAGTATCTAAAGCATATTGGGATAGACATTCTTCTAGAACAACTCGGTGAGGAGAGTCCAAAGAAGAAGACTCAATACCTTGCAGCTAGAGCCTATATTTCAGCCTGGTTAGCCAATAACCCTGAAGTCTTCAAGGATGCTCAATTGACAGGACAAGAATTAGACCGGAAAAAGATCAGCGCTATGCAGGCTGTAAGAAATAAGGCGACTCACTGTGCACTGTCTGGGACACCATTTGGACAAGGTGTAGAGTGCCACGTTCACCATATTGAAGGTGTTAGTGAACAACCGAATCTAGCAACTGACCCGAAAAACTTGATTGCTATCCGTGAAGATATCCACAAGGCTTATCACAATTGGGTCAATTCCCAGGGGGGGAGCGTAACAAGAGCTACCCTAAAGCAGTTTGCAGCCTCACACGGATATACAACAAAATGGTAG
- the psaJ gene encoding photosystem I reaction center subunit IX, protein MSGLLRYLSSAPVATALWLTFTAGLLIEFNRFFPDLLSHPR, encoded by the coding sequence ATGTCTGGTCTTCTGAGATATCTTTCATCGGCTCCTGTAGCGACTGCACTGTGGTTGACTTTTACTGCAGGTCTTTTGATTGAATTTAATCGGTTCTTCCCTGATTTGCTGTCTCATCCGAGATAA
- the tsaD gene encoding tRNA (adenosine(37)-N6)-threonylcarbamoyltransferase complex transferase subunit TsaD codes for MATVLAIETSCDETAVAIVKNRHILSSIVSSQIAIHQKYGGVVPEVASRQHVEMVNLAIAQALEASGITWSEIDAIAGTCTPGLVGALLVGLTAAKTLAIVHQKPFIGVHHLEGHIYASYLSDPHLEPPFLCLLVSGGHTSLIYVKDCGKYEVLGQTRDDAAGEAFDKVARLLNLGYPGGPVIDRLAAEGNPRAFALPEGQISLPEGGVHPYDSSFSGLKTAVLRLTQKLQATGEPIPIADLAASFQATVVRALTKRAIACAKNYGLNTIAVGGGVAANRGLRAELQAAAEPHQIKVLFPPMKFCTDNAAMIGCAAAEHFDRGHTSDFAIAAQSRLPLSEVMTLYA; via the coding sequence ATGGCAACGGTCTTAGCAATTGAAACAAGTTGTGACGAAACTGCGGTGGCAATCGTAAAAAATCGTCACATTCTCAGCAGCATTGTGTCGTCTCAAATCGCGATTCACCAGAAATACGGCGGGGTTGTTCCTGAAGTTGCTTCACGGCAACATGTGGAAATGGTCAATTTAGCGATCGCTCAAGCCCTTGAAGCATCCGGCATAACCTGGTCAGAAATCGATGCGATCGCGGGCACTTGTACGCCCGGACTCGTCGGTGCACTTTTAGTGGGATTGACTGCCGCCAAGACTTTAGCGATCGTCCATCAAAAGCCCTTTATTGGTGTACATCACCTAGAAGGGCACATTTACGCCTCCTACCTCAGTGATCCCCATCTCGAACCGCCCTTTCTCTGTCTTCTCGTCTCTGGCGGACATACCAGCCTAATCTACGTCAAAGACTGCGGCAAATATGAAGTGTTAGGGCAGACCCGGGACGATGCCGCAGGTGAAGCGTTTGATAAAGTTGCTCGCTTATTGAATCTGGGCTATCCAGGCGGCCCAGTTATTGATCGGTTGGCGGCAGAGGGCAATCCACGCGCTTTTGCCCTACCTGAAGGTCAGATCTCTTTACCTGAAGGTGGCGTTCATCCTTATGATTCAAGTTTTAGCGGCTTAAAGACAGCGGTTTTGCGGCTGACTCAAAAATTGCAGGCAACTGGTGAACCGATCCCCATTGCCGATCTCGCGGCTAGTTTTCAAGCAACCGTGGTACGAGCCTTGACGAAACGAGCGATCGCCTGCGCTAAAAATTACGGACTAAACACAATTGCAGTCGGCGGGGGTGTTGCAGCCAATCGAGGATTGAGAGCAGAACTTCAAGCGGCGGCTGAACCGCATCAGATTAAAGTTTTATTTCCGCCGATGAAATTCTGTACAGATAACGCTGCCATGATTGGATGTGCCGCAGCGGAGCATTTTGATCGGGGGCATACATCAGACTTTGCGATCGCAGCACAGTCCCGTTTGCCACTATCCGAGGTCATGACCCTCTACGCTTAA
- a CDS encoding ABC transporter permease, which yields MKAPSISESSTSSSPRWLQPVLMLSPAGLWLLLLLIVPTLIIFQLSLVPNIKPGDVVNPSGLENYLRIFQPESFPALWRSFLFASGTTIACLVLGFPVAYWIALTSPKRWQNLILMGFTLPLWTSSLLRSYAWISILRRTGVLNSFLMSLGLPTLDLLNQPIAVLIGMTYGLLPYMVLILYASLEKLDRRLLEAAADLGATPQQAFWKVTVPQCFPGIIAGGLLVFITALGDFINPELLGGTSSRTAARVVYDQFLGATQNWGYGSALSMMLILIVSIAIALLIKYGDQNAKSI from the coding sequence ATGAAAGCGCCCTCGATTTCTGAATCCTCTACCTCTAGCTCTCCTCGCTGGTTGCAGCCAGTCTTGATGCTCTCGCCTGCGGGACTTTGGCTATTGTTGCTGTTGATTGTTCCGACCCTGATTATTTTCCAATTGAGCCTTGTTCCCAACATCAAACCGGGCGATGTCGTGAATCCATCAGGATTGGAGAATTACTTGCGAATTTTTCAGCCTGAGAGTTTCCCTGCTCTTTGGCGATCGTTCCTCTTCGCATCGGGAACGACGATCGCTTGTCTTGTCCTCGGCTTTCCCGTCGCGTATTGGATTGCTCTCACTTCTCCCAAACGCTGGCAAAATCTCATCTTAATGGGCTTTACATTGCCTCTTTGGACATCTTCGCTGTTGCGATCGTATGCCTGGATTAGCATTCTGCGTCGAACTGGCGTACTCAACAGCTTTCTGATGAGTCTCGGTTTACCGACCTTAGATTTATTAAATCAACCGATCGCAGTCCTGATCGGCATGACCTATGGTTTATTGCCTTACATGGTTCTGATTCTCTATGCCTCGTTAGAAAAGCTCGATCGACGATTGTTAGAAGCCGCCGCAGACTTAGGCGCAACCCCTCAACAAGCGTTCTGGAAAGTGACTGTCCCCCAATGCTTTCCGGGCATTATTGCTGGAGGTTTGCTGGTATTCATCACGGCGCTAGGAGACTTTATCAATCCAGAGCTATTAGGCGGAACATCGAGCCGAACTGCGGCGCGTGTCGTTTATGACCAATTCCTAGGTGCAACGCAGAATTGGGGATATGGCTCAGCTTTGAGCATGATGCTGATTTTAATCGTCAGTATTGCGATCGCACTGCTCATTAAATACGGAGATCAGAATGCAAAGTCAATTTAG